The Lysobacter panacisoli genome includes a window with the following:
- a CDS encoding PP2C family serine/threonine-protein phosphatase, producing MTSWRVHAAAATGQSHVIQSLPCQDAFAHAAEGDALVAVVCDGAGSQSHSHVGSARISRDVAAALLPVLDAALVDETAARSAVESAVDAALQSLADEAAQGGSPLSSFACTLVGAMAKGDVAWLFHVGDGIGVAVDAAGAQTVSPPHNGEYANETFFVTSPQWRDHLRLLRCEQPAHRFVLMSDGAMPFAMARGNAALFPAFIDPVVRFLAGSDEQAGSAALRATLDDPRTHAITDDDKTLLIALRM from the coding sequence GTGACGTCCTGGCGGGTTCACGCCGCCGCCGCGACCGGCCAGTCGCACGTCATCCAGTCGTTGCCCTGCCAGGATGCGTTCGCGCATGCGGCCGAAGGCGATGCGCTGGTGGCCGTGGTCTGCGACGGCGCCGGTTCGCAGTCGCACAGTCATGTCGGCTCCGCGCGGATATCGCGCGACGTCGCGGCCGCATTGCTGCCCGTGCTGGATGCAGCGCTGGTCGACGAGACCGCGGCGCGCAGCGCGGTGGAATCCGCCGTGGACGCCGCACTGCAATCGCTCGCCGACGAAGCCGCGCAGGGCGGATCGCCGCTCTCGTCCTTCGCCTGCACGCTGGTCGGCGCGATGGCGAAGGGCGATGTCGCATGGCTGTTCCATGTCGGCGACGGCATCGGCGTAGCCGTCGATGCCGCAGGCGCGCAGACCGTTTCGCCGCCGCACAACGGCGAGTACGCCAACGAGACGTTCTTCGTGACGTCTCCGCAATGGCGCGACCACCTGCGCCTGCTCCGCTGCGAGCAGCCCGCGCACCGGTTCGTGCTGATGTCCGATGGCGCGATGCCGTTCGCGATGGCGCGCGGCAACGCCGCGCTGTTCCCGGCCTTCATCGATCCGGTGGTGCGCTTCCTCGCTGGCTCCGACGAGCAGGCAGGCAGTGCTGCGTTGCGCGCGACGCTCGACGATCCGCGCACGCATGCCATCACCGACGACGACAAGACCCTGCTGATCGCGTTGCGCATGTGA
- a CDS encoding vWA domain-containing protein produces the protein MDNNAIPDVALVDNAEQRTPLVLVLDCSGSMAGAPIQQLNEGLQLLEHELKADPIAAKRVRVLIVTFGGMDSAEVAGEWSDAMDFVAPQLAASGTTPTGQAIDLALQRIEEEKQAFRTAGVAYTRPWLFLMSDGVPTDHWEGAADGCRQAEAANKVAVFPLAVGSGADDDTLAAFSHRGKAAVKRLDGLKFSELFLWLSASMKVVSQSRPGGHAQLPATDTWSSAPT, from the coding sequence ATGGACAACAACGCGATTCCGGACGTGGCGCTGGTCGACAACGCCGAACAGCGCACGCCACTGGTGCTCGTACTGGACTGCTCGGGCAGCATGGCCGGCGCACCGATCCAGCAACTCAACGAAGGCCTGCAACTGCTGGAGCACGAACTCAAGGCCGATCCGATCGCCGCCAAGCGCGTGCGCGTGCTGATCGTGACGTTCGGCGGCATGGATTCGGCCGAGGTCGCGGGTGAATGGAGCGACGCGATGGATTTCGTCGCGCCGCAGCTGGCAGCGTCAGGCACCACGCCGACCGGCCAGGCGATCGACCTGGCACTGCAGCGCATCGAAGAAGAGAAGCAGGCATTCCGCACCGCGGGTGTTGCCTACACGCGGCCGTGGCTGTTCCTGATGTCGGACGGTGTTCCCACCGACCACTGGGAAGGCGCGGCCGATGGTTGCCGCCAGGCCGAAGCGGCGAACAAGGTCGCGGTGTTCCCGCTCGCGGTGGGCAGCGGCGCCGACGACGACACGCTCGCCGCCTTCAGCCATCGCGGCAAGGCCGCAGTGAAGCGCCTGGATGGATTGAAGTTCAGCGAACTGTTCCTGTGGCTGAGCGCGAGCATGAAGGTCGTCTCGCAGTCGCGCCCGGGCGGACACGCGCAGCTGCCCGCGACCGATACCTGGTCGAGCGCGCCGACGTGA
- a CDS encoding F0F1 ATP synthase subunit epsilon has translation MASTIRCDIVSAEQEIFHGEAELVVATGELGELGIAPKHAPLITRLKPGKVVVTLPGGEHLDFAISGGILEVQPTVVTVLADTAVRAQDIDEAAVRAAKEEAERILSKKDPKMSMEEAQAQLAMSIAQLSALERLRKNMKH, from the coding sequence ATGGCATCCACGATTCGTTGCGACATCGTCAGCGCCGAGCAGGAAATCTTCCACGGCGAGGCCGAGCTGGTGGTGGCCACCGGTGAACTCGGCGAACTCGGCATCGCGCCGAAGCACGCGCCGCTGATCACGCGCCTGAAGCCGGGCAAGGTTGTCGTGACCCTGCCGGGCGGCGAGCACCTGGACTTCGCGATCTCCGGCGGCATCCTCGAGGTGCAGCCGACCGTCGTGACCGTGCTGGCCGACACCGCCGTGCGCGCGCAGGACATCGACGAAGCCGCCGTCCGCGCCGCCAAGGAAGAAGCCGAGCGGATCCTTTCCAAGAAGGATCCGAAGATGAGCATGGAAGAAGCCCAGGCCCAGCTGGCCATGAGCATCGCCCAGCTCAGCGCGCTGGAACGCCTGCGCAAGAACATGAAGCACTGA
- a CDS encoding sensor histidine kinase, with amino-acid sequence MQPKRHFSLAGKLTLLLFAAMCGAVVLGALLIDWFDNALLGASITLLLCAIVTPWIARRCLARQLSLFRALSGSVASFRDGDFSFSVARRSHDELDDLVEAHNELGRVLREERQSLFQRELLLDTVVQNTPTALLLIESRGAIVYGNVAARQLFHDGRKVEGLRFEQLMEHTPGPLREALGAGRDRLFSFEHAGQEETYHLARRDFQLNGRVHTLYMFKRLTAELNRQEVATWKKVIRVISHELNNSLAPITSLAHSGAELLRREDYEKLGRIFETIEERARHLHGFLRAYSSVAKLPVPELERVDWAPFLSRLQQHYAFTRGAIPGEAARFDPAQVEQALINVLKNAHESGSAVDEVVLSVRQLGRIVRVEVSDRGPGMSESVLANALVPFYSTKRTGSGLGLALAREIAEAHGGRIALANRDGGGLTVSLTLPVD; translated from the coding sequence ATGCAGCCCAAGCGCCATTTCTCACTGGCCGGAAAGCTCACGTTGCTGCTGTTCGCGGCGATGTGCGGCGCGGTCGTGCTGGGCGCGCTGCTGATCGACTGGTTCGACAACGCGCTGCTCGGCGCCAGCATCACATTGCTGCTGTGCGCGATCGTGACGCCGTGGATCGCGCGGCGTTGCCTGGCACGACAACTCAGCCTGTTCCGCGCGCTGTCGGGTTCGGTCGCGAGTTTCCGCGATGGCGACTTCAGCTTCAGTGTCGCGCGTCGTTCGCACGACGAACTCGATGATCTCGTCGAAGCGCACAACGAGCTGGGTCGCGTGCTGCGCGAGGAACGCCAGTCGCTGTTCCAGCGCGAGTTGCTGCTCGACACCGTGGTGCAGAACACGCCGACCGCGCTGCTGCTGATCGAGAGCCGCGGCGCAATCGTCTACGGCAACGTCGCCGCGCGCCAGCTGTTCCACGATGGTCGCAAGGTCGAGGGCCTGCGCTTCGAGCAGCTGATGGAGCACACGCCGGGACCGCTGCGCGAGGCGCTCGGCGCGGGACGCGACCGGCTTTTCAGCTTCGAGCATGCCGGACAGGAAGAGACCTACCACCTCGCGCGCCGCGACTTCCAGCTCAACGGCCGCGTGCACACGCTGTACATGTTCAAGCGACTGACCGCCGAGTTGAACCGCCAGGAAGTGGCGACGTGGAAGAAGGTGATCCGCGTGATCAGCCACGAGCTCAACAACTCGCTGGCGCCGATCACCTCGCTCGCGCACTCAGGCGCGGAGCTGCTGCGTCGCGAGGACTACGAGAAGCTCGGCCGCATCTTCGAGACGATCGAGGAACGCGCACGCCATCTGCACGGCTTCCTGCGCGCGTATTCCAGCGTGGCCAAGCTGCCCGTGCCGGAACTGGAACGCGTGGACTGGGCGCCGTTCCTGTCGCGGCTGCAGCAGCATTATGCGTTCACGCGCGGTGCGATCCCGGGCGAGGCGGCGCGCTTCGATCCGGCGCAGGTCGAGCAGGCGCTGATCAACGTGCTCAAGAACGCGCACGAGTCCGGTTCTGCCGTCGACGAGGTCGTGCTGTCGGTGCGCCAGCTGGGCCGCATCGTGCGCGTGGAAGTGAGCGATCGCGGCCCGGGCATGTCGGAGTCGGTGCTCGCCAACGCGCTGGTGCCGTTCTATTCGACCAAGCGCACCGGCAGCGGCCTAGGCCTCGCACTGGCGCGCGAGATCGCCGAAGCCCACGGCGGCCGCATCGCGCTGGCGAACCGCGACGGCGGCGGCCTGACCGTCAGCCTGACGCTGCCGGTGGATTAG
- a CDS encoding F0F1 ATP synthase subunit delta, protein MTQALTLARPYARAAFALSREGGRTAAWSQALAFASRVAADPQAQALLGHPLLNPADAVGLLAMDGADEAFTRFLGLLADNRRMALLPEITGLFEELRAEAERVVKAKVTAASELPGAELEAIKAALKKRFGRDVEIETAIDASLIGGAVIDAGDVVIDGSLKGKLARLQSTLAQ, encoded by the coding sequence ATGACCCAGGCCCTGACCCTCGCCCGTCCTTACGCCCGTGCCGCGTTCGCGCTTTCGCGCGAAGGCGGTCGCACTGCCGCGTGGTCGCAGGCGCTCGCCTTCGCTTCGCGCGTGGCCGCCGATCCGCAGGCCCAGGCGCTGCTCGGCCATCCGCTGCTGAACCCGGCCGACGCGGTCGGCCTGCTCGCGATGGACGGTGCCGACGAAGCCTTCACCCGCTTCCTCGGTCTGCTCGCCGATAACCGCCGCATGGCGCTGCTGCCGGAGATCACCGGCCTGTTCGAGGAACTGCGCGCCGAAGCCGAGCGCGTGGTCAAGGCCAAGGTCACCGCCGCCAGCGAACTGCCCGGCGCCGAACTCGAAGCGATCAAGGCCGCGCTCAAGAAGCGCTTCGGCCGCGACGTCGAGATCGAGACCGCGATCGACGCCTCGCTGATCGGCGGCGCCGTGATCGATGCCGGCGACGTGGTCATCGACGGCTCGCTCAAGGGCAAGCTCGCGCGCCTGCAGTCCACGCTCGCGCAATAA
- the glmU gene encoding bifunctional UDP-N-acetylglucosamine diphosphorylase/glucosamine-1-phosphate N-acetyltransferase GlmU, which produces MNPLHVVILAAGEGKRMKSSTAKVLQKVAGKPMLGHVIDTARRLGAAGIHVVYGHGGEQVRAAFADQTDLHWTEQEQRLGTGHAVQQAMPTVPIDARVLVLYGDVPLIAADTLQRLLAAPGRIAVLVADLDNPTGYGRIVRDTQGRVGRIVEHKDATDEEREIQTINTGILVADGEALRRWLQGLTNQNAQGEYYLTDVFASAAAEFNSAEMVHVHDAIEVEGANDPWQLAQLERAFQRRAARALCLQGARLADPSRYDQRGEVSVGHDVEIDVDVVLEGKVELGDGVRIGPFCRLKDVKLGPGTEVRAHCDLDGVVVEGAAQIGPYSRLRPGTVLADGVHIGNFVETKNARIGVTSKANHLTYLGDAIIGSGVNVGAGTITCNYDGVNKSTTIIEDGAFIGSNSSLVAPVTIGKEATIAAGSVITRNAPEEKLTLARARQATIDGWQRPKKKPKA; this is translated from the coding sequence ATGAACCCGTTGCACGTCGTCATCCTCGCCGCCGGCGAGGGCAAGCGCATGAAGTCGTCCACCGCCAAGGTGCTGCAGAAGGTCGCCGGCAAGCCGATGCTCGGCCATGTCATCGACACCGCGCGCCGGCTCGGCGCGGCCGGCATCCACGTGGTCTACGGCCACGGCGGCGAACAGGTGCGCGCGGCGTTCGCCGACCAGACCGACCTGCACTGGACCGAGCAGGAACAGCGCCTGGGAACCGGCCATGCCGTGCAGCAGGCGATGCCGACGGTTCCGATCGATGCGCGCGTGCTGGTGCTCTACGGCGACGTGCCGCTGATCGCTGCCGACACGTTGCAGCGCCTGCTCGCCGCGCCGGGCCGCATCGCCGTGCTGGTGGCCGACCTCGACAATCCGACCGGCTACGGTCGCATCGTGCGCGACACGCAGGGTCGCGTCGGTCGCATCGTCGAGCACAAGGACGCCACCGACGAAGAGCGCGAGATCCAAACCATCAACACCGGCATCCTCGTCGCCGACGGTGAAGCGCTGCGCCGCTGGCTGCAGGGTCTCACCAACCAGAACGCGCAGGGCGAGTACTACCTGACGGACGTGTTCGCGTCCGCCGCCGCGGAGTTCAACTCCGCCGAGATGGTGCACGTGCACGACGCGATCGAAGTGGAGGGCGCCAACGATCCGTGGCAGCTCGCGCAGCTGGAGCGCGCGTTCCAGCGCCGTGCCGCGCGCGCGCTGTGCCTGCAGGGCGCGCGCCTCGCCGATCCTTCGCGCTACGACCAGCGCGGCGAAGTGAGCGTGGGCCACGACGTGGAGATCGACGTCGACGTCGTGCTCGAAGGCAAGGTCGAACTCGGCGACGGCGTGCGCATCGGCCCGTTCTGCCGGCTCAAGGACGTGAAGCTGGGCCCGGGCACGGAAGTGCGCGCGCACTGCGACCTCGACGGCGTCGTCGTCGAAGGCGCGGCGCAGATCGGCCCGTACTCCCGTCTGCGTCCCGGCACCGTGCTCGCCGACGGCGTGCACATCGGCAACTTCGTCGAGACCAAGAACGCGCGCATCGGCGTCACCAGCAAGGCCAACCACCTGACGTACCTGGGCGACGCCATCATCGGCAGCGGCGTGAACGTCGGTGCGGGCACCATCACCTGCAACTACGACGGCGTGAACAAGTCGACCACGATCATCGAAGACGGCGCCTTCATCGGTTCCAACTCGTCGCTGGTCGCACCGGTGACGATCGGCAAGGAGGCGACCATCGCCGCCGGTTCGGTGATCACGCGCAACGCGCCCGAGGAAAAGCTCACGCTTGCGCGCGCGCGCCAGGCCACGATCGACGGTTGGCAGCGGCCGAAGAAGAAGCCGAAGGCGTGA
- the atpD gene encoding F0F1 ATP synthase subunit beta produces the protein MSQGKIVQIIGAVVDVEFPRESVPKVYDALKVENTAITLEVQQQLGDGVVRTIALGSTDGLKRNLVATNTGRGIAVPVGAGTLGRIMDVLGNAIDEAGPVQASDHWEIHRAAPSYEDQSSANDLLETGIKVIDLMCPFAKGGKVGLFGGAGVGKTVNMMELINNIAKAHSGLSVFAGVGERTREGNDFYHEMKDSNVLDKVAMVYGQMNEPPGNRLRVALTGLTMAEYFRDEKDASGKGRDVLLFVDNIYRYTLAGTEVSALLGRMPSAVGYQPTLAEEMGVLQERITSTKTGSITSIQAVYVPADDLTDPSPATTFAHLDATVVLSRNIASLGIYPAVDPLDSTSRQLDPNVIGLEHYEVARKVQATLQKYKELKDIIAILGMDELSEEDKQAVSRARKIERFFSQPFHVAEVFTGSPGKYVSLKDTIRGFKGIVEGEYDHLPEQAFYMVGGIEEAVEKAKKIGG, from the coding sequence ATGAGTCAGGGCAAGATCGTTCAGATCATCGGCGCCGTCGTCGACGTCGAGTTCCCGCGCGAGTCCGTGCCGAAGGTGTACGACGCGCTGAAGGTCGAAAACACCGCCATCACGCTCGAAGTGCAGCAGCAGCTGGGCGACGGCGTCGTGCGCACGATCGCGCTCGGCTCCACCGACGGCCTCAAGCGCAACCTGGTCGCCACCAACACCGGCCGCGGCATCGCGGTGCCGGTCGGCGCCGGTACGCTGGGCCGCATCATGGACGTGCTGGGTAACGCGATCGACGAAGCCGGCCCGGTGCAGGCTTCGGACCATTGGGAAATCCACCGCGCCGCTCCGTCGTACGAGGACCAGTCCTCGGCCAACGACCTGCTCGAGACCGGCATCAAGGTCATCGACCTGATGTGCCCGTTCGCGAAGGGCGGCAAGGTCGGCCTGTTCGGCGGCGCCGGCGTCGGCAAGACCGTCAACATGATGGAACTCATCAACAACATCGCCAAGGCGCACTCGGGTCTGTCCGTGTTCGCCGGCGTGGGCGAGCGTACCCGCGAGGGCAACGACTTCTACCACGAGATGAAGGACTCCAACGTCCTCGACAAGGTGGCGATGGTGTACGGCCAGATGAACGAGCCGCCGGGCAACCGCCTGCGCGTCGCGCTGACCGGCCTGACGATGGCCGAGTACTTCCGCGACGAGAAGGACGCCTCGGGCAAGGGTCGCGACGTGCTGCTGTTCGTCGACAACATCTACCGCTACACGCTGGCCGGTACCGAAGTGTCGGCGCTGCTCGGCCGCATGCCGTCGGCGGTGGGTTACCAGCCGACGCTGGCCGAGGAAATGGGCGTCCTGCAGGAACGCATCACCTCGACCAAGACCGGTTCGATCACCTCGATCCAGGCCGTGTACGTGCCCGCGGACGACCTGACCGACCCGTCGCCGGCGACCACCTTCGCCCACCTCGACGCCACCGTCGTGCTGAGCCGTAACATCGCCTCGCTGGGTATCTACCCGGCCGTGGACCCGCTCGACTCGACCTCGCGCCAGCTCGATCCGAACGTGATCGGCTTGGAGCACTACGAAGTCGCGCGCAAGGTCCAGGCGACGCTCCAGAAGTACAAGGAGCTCAAGGACATCATCGCGATCCTCGGCATGGACGAGCTGTCGGAAGAAGACAAGCAGGCCGTGTCGCGCGCCCGCAAGATCGAGCGTTTCTTCAGCCAGCCGTTCCACGTGGCAGAAGTCTTCACCGGTTCGCCGGGCAAGTACGTGTCGCTGAAGGACACCATCCGCGGCTTCAAGGGCATCGTCGAAGGCGAGTACGACCACCTGCCGGAGCAGGCGTTCTACATGGTCGGCGGCATCGAGGAAGCGGTCGAGAAGGCCAAGAAGATCGGCGGCTGA
- the atpA gene encoding F0F1 ATP synthase subunit alpha — MATTTLNPSEISELIKTRIEKVKLTAEARNEGTVTSVSDGIVRIYGLADVMQGEMIELPNSTYALALNLERDSVGAVVLGDYEHLREGDVAKTTGRILEVPVGRELLGRVVNALGEPIDGKGPIAASQTAPVERVAPGVIWRKSVDQPVQTGYKTVDAMIPIGRGQRELIIGDRQTGKTAMAIDAVINQKGTGIKCVYVAIGQKASTVANIVRKLEENGALAHTIVVAATASESAAMQYISAYSGCTMGEYFMDRGEDALIVYDDLSKQAVAYRQISLLLKRPPGREAYPGDVFYLHSRLLERAARVSEEYVEKFTNGEVKGKTGSLTALPIIETQAGDVSAFVPTNVISITDGQIFLETDLFNAGIRPAVNAGISVSRVGGAAQTKIIKKLSGGIRISLAQYRELAAFAQFASDLDEATRKQLERGQRVTELMKQKQYAPMPISLQALSIYAVNEGFLDDVPVGKILAFEAGLHAHFVNTQGALVETINGTGKWDDEIEATFKKGIAEFKQTGTW; from the coding sequence ATGGCAACCACCACGCTCAACCCGTCCGAAATCAGTGAACTGATCAAGACCCGCATCGAGAAGGTCAAGCTGACCGCCGAAGCGCGCAACGAAGGCACCGTGACCTCGGTGTCGGACGGCATCGTGCGCATCTACGGCCTGGCCGACGTGATGCAGGGCGAAATGATCGAGCTGCCGAACAGCACCTACGCGCTCGCGCTGAACCTGGAGCGCGACTCGGTCGGCGCCGTGGTCCTGGGTGACTACGAACACCTGCGCGAGGGCGACGTGGCCAAGACCACCGGCCGCATCCTCGAAGTGCCGGTCGGTCGCGAACTGCTCGGCCGCGTCGTCAACGCGCTGGGCGAGCCGATCGACGGCAAGGGTCCGATCGCCGCCTCGCAGACCGCTCCGGTGGAGCGCGTCGCCCCGGGCGTGATCTGGCGCAAGTCGGTCGACCAGCCGGTGCAGACCGGTTACAAGACCGTCGACGCGATGATCCCGATCGGCCGCGGCCAGCGCGAGCTGATCATCGGCGACCGCCAGACCGGCAAGACCGCGATGGCCATCGACGCCGTCATCAACCAGAAGGGCACGGGCATCAAGTGCGTGTACGTGGCGATCGGCCAGAAGGCCTCGACCGTCGCGAACATCGTGCGCAAGCTGGAAGAGAACGGCGCGCTGGCGCACACGATCGTCGTCGCCGCCACGGCGTCCGAATCGGCCGCCATGCAGTACATCTCGGCCTACTCCGGCTGCACGATGGGCGAGTACTTCATGGACCGCGGCGAAGACGCGCTGATCGTGTACGACGATCTGTCCAAGCAGGCCGTCGCGTACCGCCAGATCTCGCTGCTGCTGAAGCGCCCGCCGGGTCGCGAAGCCTACCCGGGCGACGTGTTCTACCTGCACAGCCGCCTGCTCGAGCGCGCCGCGCGCGTGTCCGAGGAGTACGTCGAGAAGTTCACCAACGGTGAAGTGAAGGGCAAGACCGGTTCGCTGACCGCGCTGCCGATCATCGAAACGCAGGCCGGCGACGTGTCCGCGTTCGTGCCGACCAACGTGATCTCGATCACCGACGGCCAGATCTTCCTGGAAACCGACCTGTTCAACGCCGGCATCCGCCCGGCCGTGAACGCCGGTATCTCGGTGTCGCGCGTCGGTGGCGCCGCCCAGACCAAGATCATCAAGAAGCTGTCGGGCGGCATCCGCATCTCCCTGGCCCAGTACCGTGAGCTGGCTGCGTTCGCGCAGTTCGCGTCCGACCTGGATGAAGCCACCCGCAAGCAGCTCGAGCGCGGCCAGCGCGTCACCGAGCTGATGAAGCAGAAGCAGTACGCGCCGATGCCGATCTCGCTGCAGGCGCTGTCGATCTACGCCGTCAACGAGGGCTTCCTCGACGACGTGCCGGTCGGCAAGATCCTGGCGTTCGAAGCGGGCCTGCACGCCCACTTCGTCAACACCCAGGGCGCGCTGGTCGAGACGATCAACGGCACCGGCAAGTGGGACGACGAGATCGAGGCGACCTTCAAGAAGGGCATCGCCGAGTTCAAGCAGACCGGTACCTGGTAA
- a CDS encoding GtrA family protein codes for MLKWLSRSTFLRQGGSYFVIGLLQLFVDWAMFVLLSALGLAVEPANVAGRITGAMLGFWLNGRFTFAGEDTAVGRRQFARFAVMWVATTAISTWAVGHVDDTVGLKWAWIAKPAIDLALSAAGFLLSRHWVYRR; via the coding sequence ATGCTCAAATGGCTCTCCCGCTCGACATTCCTCCGCCAGGGCGGAAGTTACTTCGTCATCGGTTTGCTGCAGTTGTTCGTCGACTGGGCGATGTTCGTGCTGCTCAGCGCGCTCGGACTGGCGGTGGAGCCGGCCAACGTCGCCGGCCGCATCACCGGCGCGATGCTGGGTTTCTGGCTCAACGGACGATTCACCTTCGCCGGCGAGGACACCGCCGTCGGCCGCCGCCAGTTCGCGCGCTTCGCGGTGATGTGGGTGGCGACGACTGCGATCAGCACCTGGGCCGTGGGCCACGTCGACGACACGGTCGGGCTGAAGTGGGCTTGGATCGCCAAGCCGGCGATCGACCTGGCGCTCAGCGCGGCAGGCTTCCTGCTGTCCCGGCACTGGGTATACCGCCGCTGA
- the atpG gene encoding F0F1 ATP synthase subunit gamma: protein MAGGREIKSKIKSVQNTRKVTRALEMVSASKIRKAQDRMKVSRPYARVMKQVIGHLAQANSDYQHPFLVERQDVKRVGYIIVSSDRGLAGGLNNNLFRKLLGEFRKWHEQGVEIDVVTIGQKASVFFRRIKVNMVGSVTHLGDQPKLESLVGVIKVMLDGYSAGNLDRVFVCYNDFVNTMTQRAAFDQLLPLPPSETQVAKHDWDYIYEPDAASVLDHVLNRYIESLVYQAVLENVASEHAARMVAMKAASDNATKLIGTLNLVYNKARQAAITQEISEIVGGAAAV, encoded by the coding sequence ATGGCAGGCGGACGCGAAATCAAATCCAAGATCAAGAGCGTGCAGAACACCCGCAAGGTGACGCGCGCGCTCGAGATGGTCTCGGCTTCCAAGATCCGCAAGGCGCAGGACCGCATGAAGGTCTCGCGTCCGTACGCCCGCGTGATGAAGCAGGTCATCGGCCACCTGGCCCAGGCCAATTCCGACTACCAGCATCCGTTCCTGGTCGAGCGCCAGGACGTGAAGCGCGTCGGCTACATCATCGTGTCGTCCGACCGCGGCCTCGCCGGCGGCCTCAACAACAACCTGTTCCGCAAGCTGCTGGGCGAGTTCCGCAAGTGGCACGAGCAGGGCGTCGAGATCGACGTCGTCACCATCGGCCAGAAGGCGTCGGTGTTCTTCCGCCGCATCAAGGTCAACATGGTCGGTTCGGTCACCCACCTGGGCGACCAGCCGAAGCTGGAAAGCCTGGTCGGCGTCATCAAGGTGATGCTGGACGGCTACAGCGCCGGCAACCTGGACCGCGTGTTCGTCTGCTACAACGACTTCGTCAACACGATGACGCAGCGTGCGGCGTTCGACCAGCTGCTGCCGCTCCCGCCGTCGGAGACGCAGGTCGCCAAGCACGACTGGGACTACATCTACGAACCGGACGCGGCGAGCGTGCTCGACCACGTGCTCAACCGCTACATCGAATCGCTGGTGTACCAGGCGGTGCTCGAGAACGTCGCCTCCGAACATGCCGCGCGCATGGTCGCGATGAAGGCCGCCTCCGACAACGCCACCAAGCTGATCGGCACGCTGAACCTGGTCTACAACAAGGCCCGCCAGGCGGCGATCACGCAGGAAATCTCGGAAATCGTCGGCGGCGCCGCCGCGGTCTGA